Proteins encoded within one genomic window of Platichthys flesus chromosome 17, fPlaFle2.1, whole genome shotgun sequence:
- the utp23 gene encoding rRNA-processing protein UTP23 homolog: MKIKRQKQAKKTISFYKYNFGFREPFQILFDGTFCQAALKNKIQIKEQMPKYLMGEVQLCTTNCALKELETLGKELYGAKLILQRYQVRNCAHFKSPVPASECLLSMLGENNPHHYFVATQDHTLTAGLKKISGCPLFYIISNTIVLDKPSQVSLDQVQAVSLGELVSPAQQQSIRSLKEEQGIGQADGERRGKKRRRKQSHPNPLSCLKKKKKGGPTPPRKKTEEGEKKRNRQKKQKTEEVPAPAKTNT, encoded by the exons ATGAAGAtcaagagacagaaacaagcCAAGAAAACCATCAGCTTCTACAAGTACAACTTCGGCTTCCGGGAACCGTTCCAGATCCTCTTTGACGGCACCTTCTGCCAGGCGGCCCTGAAGAACAAGATCCAGATCAAAGAGCAGATGCCCAAGTACCTGATGGGGGAGGTACAGCTGTGCACCACCAA ctgTGCACTGAAAGAACTGGAGACCCTGGGGAAGGAGCTGTACGGAGCCAAACTCATCCTGCAGAGGTATCAGGTCAGGAACTGTGCACATTTCAAGAGCCCAGTCCCTGCTTCAGAGTGTCTGCTATCCATGCTGGGGGAGAACAACCCACACCATTACTTTGTAGCCACACAG GACCACACTCTGACCGCAGGCCTGAAGAAGATCTCGGGCTGTCCTCTGTTTTACATCATCTCCAACACCATTGTCCTGGACAAGCCCAGCCAGGTGTCTCTCGATCAGGTCCAGGCCGTCTCCCTGGGGGAGCTGGTGAGCCCGGCCCAGCAGCAGAGCATCCGCAGCCTGAAAGAGGAGCAGGGCATCGGCCAGGCGGACGGAGAGAGAcgagggaagaagaggaggaggaaacagagccATCCTAACCCTCTGAGctgcctgaagaagaagaagaaaggagggcCGACGCCACCCCGGAAGAAgacggaggagggggagaagaagagaaaccgacagaagaagcagaagacgGAGGAAGTGCCAGCTcctgcaaaaacaaatacataa